One sulfur-oxidizing endosymbiont of Gigantopelta aegis genomic region harbors:
- the nirB gene encoding nitrite reductase large subunit NirB — MKEKLVMIGNGMAGMRTIEEVLKIAPDMYDITVFGDEPYGNYNRILLSPVLAGDKTIDEIMLNTIDWYEENNVKLHSGDGKLVTEINRITRTVTSEDGTVEEYDRLLIATGSKPFIIPVPGHDKEGVIAFRDIKDVDTMLDATKNYKHATIIGGGLLGLEAANGMMQHGMKVTVVHLVDTLMERQMDTVSGKMLKTSLEEKGMEFLMETQTAEITGNGRVDGINFADGTSIDTDLVVMAVGIRPNIELAQKAGLHCERGILVNDTLQTYDPRIYSVGECVQHRGNTYGLVAPLFEMAKVCANHLAQMGIGLYEGSVTSTKLKVTGIDLFSAGDFVGDDTTEEMVMQDETSGLYKKLVLKDNQLVGAVLYGDTKEGAWYFQLMRSGQDISDIREKLLFGESHLGDSGHGGDHIQAMSDDTEICGCNGVTKGEIVLAITKEGLFSLDEVRAHTKASASCGSCTGLVEQILETTLGSDYETPEAKPICKCTTHSHEEVREAIRERKLTSIKDVRRSLDWKTEDGCPACRMSLNYYVQSAWHNEAQDDPQSRFINERAHANIQKDGRYSVIPRMWGGMTTPDELRAIANVAEKYEIKDVHLTGGQRIGLYGVEKEVLPAIWKDLNDAGMVSGHAYGKAMRTVKTCVGKQWCRFGTQDSTALGIKLEELTWASWMPHKFKLAVSGCPRNCAEATIKDFGVVCVDSGYELHIGGNGGIKVRATDLLCNVASEEEVMEYCGAFIQFYREDAHYLERTAPWVERVGFSRIEEVVVKDAEKRKYYNERFLEAQKISQVDPWQARATGGVAKHEFASIKVISA, encoded by the coding sequence ATGAAAGAAAAGCTGGTTATGATCGGTAATGGTATGGCTGGTATGCGTACTATTGAAGAAGTGCTGAAAATAGCACCTGATATGTATGACATTACTGTCTTTGGCGATGAGCCGTACGGCAATTATAATCGTATCCTACTTTCTCCTGTATTGGCTGGTGACAAGACTATTGATGAGATTATGCTCAATACCATCGACTGGTATGAAGAAAATAACGTCAAATTGCACTCAGGTGACGGTAAATTGGTCACTGAAATCAATCGTATCACTCGTACGGTCACCTCTGAAGACGGTACGGTAGAAGAATATGATCGTCTCTTGATTGCCACCGGTTCTAAGCCTTTTATTATTCCTGTACCGGGGCATGATAAGGAAGGTGTGATTGCTTTTCGTGATATTAAAGATGTCGATACCATGTTGGATGCGACCAAAAACTATAAGCATGCCACCATTATCGGTGGCGGTTTATTAGGTCTGGAAGCCGCCAATGGCATGATGCAGCATGGCATGAAAGTGACTGTAGTGCATTTGGTTGATACCCTGATGGAACGTCAGATGGATACCGTGTCAGGCAAAATGTTAAAAACATCGCTTGAAGAGAAGGGTATGGAGTTTCTTATGGAAACTCAGACGGCAGAAATCACTGGCAATGGCCGTGTTGATGGCATTAATTTTGCGGATGGTACATCCATCGATACTGACTTAGTGGTTATGGCTGTCGGTATTCGCCCTAATATCGAATTAGCACAAAAAGCAGGCTTACATTGTGAGCGCGGCATTTTGGTTAATGATACGTTGCAGACCTATGACCCAAGAATTTATTCTGTCGGTGAGTGTGTTCAACATCGTGGCAATACTTATGGTTTAGTTGCGCCTTTATTTGAAATGGCAAAAGTCTGTGCAAATCATTTGGCTCAGATGGGAATAGGTCTTTATGAAGGTTCTGTGACTTCAACCAAATTGAAAGTTACTGGCATTGATTTGTTTTCTGCCGGAGACTTTGTTGGTGATGATACAACCGAAGAAATGGTTATGCAGGATGAGACCAGTGGTTTGTATAAGAAACTGGTCTTAAAAGACAATCAATTAGTCGGTGCAGTCTTATACGGCGACACTAAAGAAGGCGCTTGGTACTTCCAGTTGATGCGTTCTGGTCAGGATATTTCAGATATTCGTGAAAAATTATTATTTGGTGAGTCGCACCTCGGTGATTCCGGTCATGGTGGCGATCACATTCAGGCGATGTCTGATGACACTGAAATTTGTGGTTGTAATGGTGTGACTAAGGGTGAGATTGTTCTCGCTATTACTAAAGAAGGACTATTTTCTTTAGATGAAGTTCGCGCACACACTAAAGCCTCGGCTTCTTGTGGTTCTTGTACTGGCTTGGTTGAGCAAATTCTGGAAACAACTTTGGGTAGTGATTATGAAACACCTGAAGCCAAGCCTATTTGTAAATGTACCACGCATTCTCATGAAGAAGTGCGTGAAGCCATTCGTGAGCGTAAGCTGACTTCGATTAAAGATGTCCGTCGTAGTCTTGATTGGAAAACCGAAGATGGCTGTCCCGCTTGTCGTATGTCATTAAACTACTATGTACAAAGTGCTTGGCATAATGAAGCGCAGGATGACCCACAGTCACGCTTCATTAATGAGCGTGCCCATGCCAATATTCAGAAAGATGGTAGATATTCGGTGATCCCTAGAATGTGGGGTGGCATGACGACACCGGACGAATTACGTGCTATCGCCAATGTCGCTGAAAAGTATGAAATTAAAGATGTTCACTTAACCGGTGGTCAGCGTATTGGTCTTTATGGTGTCGAAAAAGAAGTACTGCCAGCAATCTGGAAAGACTTAAATGATGCGGGCATGGTGTCAGGCCATGCTTATGGTAAGGCAATGCGTACGGTTAAGACTTGTGTCGGTAAGCAATGGTGTCGTTTTGGAACTCAGGATTCAACTGCCTTAGGTATTAAGCTGGAAGAACTTACCTGGGCATCATGGATGCCACATAAGTTCAAGTTAGCTGTTTCTGGTTGTCCAAGAAACTGTGCTGAAGCAACCATTAAAGATTTTGGTGTTGTCTGTGTTGATTCAGGTTATGAACTGCATATCGGTGGAAATGGTGGTATTAAAGTCCGTGCCACTGACCTGTTATGTAATGTTGCTAGCGAAGAAGAAGTTATGGAATATTGTGGTGCCTTCATTCAGTTCTATCGTGAAGATGCACATTATCTGGAACGAACTGCCCCTTGGGTTGAGCGTGTTGGCTTTAGTCGCATTGAAGAAGTTGTGGTTAAAGATGCTGAGAAACGTAAATATTATAATGAACGTTTCCTTGAAGCGCAGAAAATTTCTCAGGTTGATCCTTGGCAAGCACGTGCCACCGGCGGTGTTGCCAAGCATGAGTTTGCTTCAATCAAAGTGATTTCAGCTTAA
- a CDS encoding DmsC/YnfH family molybdoenzyme membrane anchor subunit — translation MFQIRDEERPYAFLTDKESKKTNRYGKNIDLVPSDDVLTGQSMNINGDEAVHENPNRYKQHGFHFSADNCIGCHACEAACSEKNDNPAHIAFRSVGYVEGGTYPSYQRINISMACNHCDDPVCLKGCPTRAYTKFAEYGAVLQDPDICFGCGYCTWVCPYNAPQLDPVKGEVSKCNMCVDRLEVGLKPACVSACLGNALNFGVIENTPENRVQAKTDIPGLPRTDITQPNIRFQQTRSTHREMTRTDSMPIKYHRDDKTNSFTSVVDDKHGKKREWNLAKLSSRENPLVLFTLVTQAVVGAFMLFFAGPMLGIEALAVVSSSDAFIWLLGIMLGIETLGLVMSTMHLGKPHRFYRAFNNLRYSPVSREVAGVALFFNSLLGYAFFSLFSATQWSDYTNPLMTLCAYAALITGPIALYFMHKIYRIEARPFWNHWQVLTAFYGSMFSMGALLLGLTIVPYLAWQALPYTELLVTLSIVMVLGLGIEAIGHIMHARDLKNALLQGKGAEGAAAQFDQETKFGKTYWLRNGLLLVNFLALVLLGSGVLSGAIALSFWIVIAISMLVSAVIGRALFYVLVIPTTMPGAFFWKNKAFQEHARDIGLAHRQESGVVYENH, via the coding sequence ATGTTTCAAATACGAGATGAAGAAAGACCCTATGCTTTTTTAACTGACAAAGAAAGCAAGAAAACAAATCGCTATGGCAAAAATATTGATTTAGTGCCCTCGGATGATGTCTTGACCGGGCAATCAATGAACATTAATGGCGATGAAGCCGTGCATGAAAATCCTAATCGCTATAAGCAGCATGGTTTTCATTTCAGTGCAGATAATTGCATTGGCTGTCATGCCTGTGAAGCGGCCTGTAGTGAAAAAAATGATAATCCTGCGCATATTGCTTTTCGTTCAGTGGGCTATGTAGAAGGCGGCACTTATCCTTCTTATCAACGCATTAATATTTCTATGGCTTGTAACCATTGTGACGATCCGGTTTGCTTAAAAGGCTGTCCTACCCGTGCTTATACTAAGTTTGCGGAATATGGCGCGGTATTACAAGATCCGGATATCTGTTTTGGTTGTGGTTATTGTACTTGGGTCTGCCCCTATAATGCACCGCAACTTGACCCCGTTAAGGGAGAAGTTTCTAAGTGTAATATGTGTGTTGATCGACTGGAAGTGGGTTTAAAACCTGCTTGTGTTTCTGCTTGTTTAGGTAATGCTTTAAATTTTGGTGTCATTGAAAATACTCCTGAAAATCGTGTCCAAGCTAAAACGGATATTCCCGGCTTGCCTAGAACCGATATCACTCAGCCAAATATCCGTTTTCAGCAGACCCGTTCAACGCATAGAGAAATGACTCGAACCGATTCTATGCCGATTAAATATCACCGTGACGATAAGACCAATAGTTTTACCTCCGTGGTGGATGATAAGCATGGTAAAAAACGAGAGTGGAATCTGGCCAAGTTGTCTTCCAGAGAAAATCCGCTGGTGCTATTTACTTTAGTCACCCAAGCCGTTGTTGGTGCTTTTATGTTATTTTTTGCCGGACCGATGCTGGGAATAGAAGCATTGGCTGTGGTTAGCAGTTCGGATGCCTTTATCTGGTTGCTAGGAATTATGCTGGGTATTGAGACTTTAGGTTTAGTGATGTCTACCATGCACTTAGGTAAGCCGCATCGTTTTTATCGTGCCTTTAATAACTTACGTTATTCACCCGTGAGTCGTGAAGTGGCTGGAGTGGCATTGTTCTTTAATAGTTTGTTGGGCTATGCCTTTTTCAGTTTGTTTAGCGCTACGCAATGGAGCGATTATACCAATCCATTAATGACTTTATGTGCTTATGCGGCATTGATAACAGGACCTATAGCGCTGTATTTCATGCATAAAATTTATCGCATTGAAGCGCGTCCTTTTTGGAATCATTGGCAGGTACTCACAGCATTTTATGGCTCTATGTTTAGCATGGGTGCCTTATTGCTGGGCTTGACTATTGTGCCTTATTTAGCTTGGCAGGCATTGCCTTATACTGAATTATTAGTTACCTTGAGCATTGTTATGGTATTGGGCTTGGGTATTGAAGCCATTGGTCATATCATGCATGCCCGTGACTTAAAAAATGCTCTATTACAAGGCAAGGGTGCTGAAGGCGCTGCGGCTCAGTTTGATCAAGAGACAAAATTTGGTAAAACTTATTGGTTGCGTAATGGCTTGCTCTTGGTGAATTTCCTGGCCTTGGTCTTATTGGGTAGTGGAGTTTTAAGTGGTGCAATTGCCTTATCATTCTGGATAGTGATTGCTATTAGTATGCTAGTCTCAGCAGTCATTGGCCGTGCTTTATTTTATGTCTTAGTGATTCCAACCACCATGCCGGGTGCTTTTTTCTGGAAGAACAAAGCCTTTCAGGAACATGCTCGTGATATCGGTTTAGCCCATCGCCAAGAGAGTGGTGTGGTTTATGAAAACCATTAA
- a CDS encoding PilZ domain-containing protein — MIQNTADIKSQEKRVCQRLELNRRVQLSLANGQLIKGLTEDISLGGVRIKTDDKFEVDAFYEQTAILQVLLDDELLSAEFPCHIVRCHENAMCLQLDKKKAAAFGLMLTRGLLKQKKQG; from the coding sequence ATGATACAGAATACAGCAGACATTAAGTCTCAAGAAAAACGAGTTTGCCAACGCCTTGAACTCAACCGGCGGGTTCAGCTAAGTTTAGCTAATGGACAACTTATTAAGGGTTTAACCGAAGATATCAGCCTAGGAGGGGTGAGAATTAAGACCGATGATAAGTTTGAGGTGGATGCATTTTATGAGCAAACTGCTATATTACAGGTGTTATTAGATGATGAACTATTATCAGCAGAATTTCCCTGTCATATTGTCCGTTGCCATGAAAATGCAATGTGCCTTCAATTAGATAAAAAGAAAGCCGCTGCATTTGGTTTGATGCTGACCCGTGGCTTATTAAAGCAAAAAAAACAGGGCTAA
- a CDS encoding AAA family ATPase: MSSEQPLKTKLTNIIEALQEDFIERGTAVRLALLSLLAGEHLLIIGAPGTAKSELARRLHQVMDDGDYFERLLTKFSVPEELFGPLSIKSLEQDRYHRLTKNYLPSANIAFIDEIFKANSAILNSLLTLLNEREFDNGQVREKVPLLSVIGASNELPEEDELVALYDRFLCRYEVQAVSDEKFLTLLTLQERDSKAIKTMPKLSLNVLHDIAQQSANIILPEEVLNLIQSLRMFLAQQKLHVSDRRWRKIIKLLKVSAYTNGQAQVSVWDCFLLQHCLWQVPAQKHLINHWYQSHLGIGSGFNQERLEKLVATWEVTLSDEQSKKVQLKNSLNELLYSNRQGEQTTIAEQYATLEKNGEPLYLAPPDNDDRTNNEQGYTRQALRDEFFDDYYQQCHIDGHWQHIEDYIAQTDNQFRQLLENSPLYISQRYSQSFVDKRVSETQTLYDELKQFSQALAKQTENLGNELSQHLWVTNDFIQQASQSLQETIVAAMDLQQRLKQVNNSFKRLPVEELERSVTNN; the protein is encoded by the coding sequence ATGAGCAGCGAACAACCACTAAAAACCAAACTTACAAACATTATTGAAGCCTTGCAAGAAGACTTCATTGAGCGTGGTACTGCTGTTCGATTAGCCTTGTTATCCCTATTAGCCGGTGAACATTTATTGATCATTGGTGCACCCGGCACAGCAAAAAGTGAGCTCGCTCGACGCTTGCATCAAGTTATGGACGATGGGGATTATTTTGAGCGCCTATTAACAAAATTTTCTGTCCCAGAAGAATTATTTGGTCCTTTATCGATCAAATCTCTGGAACAGGATCGTTATCATCGACTCACCAAAAACTATCTACCTTCGGCTAATATTGCCTTTATTGATGAAATCTTCAAAGCTAATAGCGCTATTCTCAATTCATTACTGACGCTGCTCAATGAACGTGAGTTTGATAATGGTCAGGTGCGTGAAAAAGTCCCCTTACTCAGTGTCATTGGGGCGAGCAATGAGTTGCCGGAAGAGGATGAACTGGTCGCACTTTATGACCGTTTTTTATGTCGCTATGAAGTGCAAGCCGTTTCTGATGAAAAATTTCTGACCTTATTAACCTTGCAAGAACGTGATAGCAAGGCAATAAAAACGATGCCTAAGCTGTCACTCAATGTGCTGCATGATATTGCTCAACAATCAGCTAATATTATTTTGCCGGAAGAAGTGCTCAACCTTATTCAGTCATTAAGAATGTTTCTGGCACAGCAAAAATTGCATGTTTCAGATCGACGCTGGCGCAAAATTATAAAACTGTTAAAAGTCTCAGCCTATACCAATGGTCAGGCTCAAGTCAGTGTCTGGGATTGTTTTTTATTACAACATTGCCTATGGCAAGTGCCCGCTCAAAAACACCTTATTAATCATTGGTATCAATCCCATTTGGGTATAGGTTCAGGTTTTAATCAAGAACGCTTAGAAAAATTAGTGGCTACCTGGGAAGTGACTCTAAGTGATGAACAAAGCAAAAAAGTACAATTAAAAAATTCACTGAATGAATTACTTTATAGCAATCGTCAGGGCGAACAAACAACCATTGCTGAACAATACGCCACTCTTGAAAAGAATGGTGAGCCTTTATATCTAGCACCACCGGATAATGATGATAGAACGAACAATGAACAAGGCTATACTCGTCAAGCCTTGCGAGATGAGTTTTTTGATGATTATTATCAGCAATGTCATATTGATGGTCACTGGCAGCATATTGAAGATTATATTGCCCAGACCGACAACCAATTTCGCCAATTACTAGAAAACTCACCGCTTTATATTTCGCAACGCTATAGTCAAAGCTTTGTTGATAAGCGAGTGAGTGAAACTCAGACTTTATATGATGAGTTAAAACAATTTTCTCAAGCACTGGCTAAACAAACTGAAAATCTGGGCAATGAATTAAGTCAGCACTTGTGGGTGACTAACGATTTTATTCAACAGGCATCACAAAGTCTGCAAGAAACAATTGTAGCGGCTATGGATTTACAACAACGCTTAAAACAGGTTAATAATAGCTTTAAACGCCTGCCTGTTGAAGAACTTGAGCGTTCAGTGACTAATAACTAA
- a CDS encoding phosphate/phosphite/phosphonate ABC transporter substrate-binding protein, protein MNHHNKIKALLLLVIFFLCAGIFSSVYANFNPKNISVGVLAFRGPDVAKKRWGPTIQYLNQQLPEYHFNLVPKNIKTLNELVKDKDIDFILTNTGHYVLLERLYGVSRLATLRNLRQGKALDNFGSVIFTRSDRSDINKLKDFSGKSFMGVNKNGFGGFQVAWREFKRAGIDPFSDFSSLSFSGFPQDNIAYAVLEGKVDGGTMRTDSLERLARKGKIKLEDIKIINAKKVKGFPFLLSSELYPEWPFSKAQHVPLKVAKKVIIALLQIQQTSSVARQGHYSEWTVPSDYQPVHELMKELKIGSYAEKNSFNFSSIIKMYWIELTCFIITVIIIAYLLLLISRCNGIIKVQKNITKSKFKFLANAIKETQTLLETLISNGNKIDKNLTSSDQSGSLHRMLESSENIAIFFNHIKDYSAIESGNITVESSRFNLHDLLININKGLADKLKEKQIELSISVENNVPNILLGDEMRLAQVILNILNITIRFSHQANITLQVKLLKQTSNQVNLEFNVENDHMVLNKNQIEMLFNSFVQTDISNIQNYGGSCLSLYNSNKLVEKMEGKTWVNNDNSNLVKFGFNGQFMKT, encoded by the coding sequence ATGAATCACCATAATAAAATCAAAGCCCTACTTCTATTGGTAATATTTTTTCTATGTGCCGGGATTTTTTCCAGCGTCTATGCCAATTTCAATCCCAAAAACATCTCCGTTGGTGTGCTTGCTTTTCGAGGACCTGATGTCGCCAAAAAACGCTGGGGACCAACCATTCAATATCTGAACCAACAACTACCGGAATACCATTTCAACTTAGTGCCAAAAAACATCAAAACATTAAATGAATTAGTGAAAGATAAAGACATTGATTTTATTCTCACCAACACCGGACACTATGTCCTACTCGAAAGGCTATACGGCGTATCACGCCTCGCCACCTTAAGAAATCTTCGTCAGGGTAAAGCTCTGGATAATTTTGGTTCTGTTATTTTTACTCGTTCAGACCGCAGTGATATTAACAAACTTAAAGATTTTTCAGGCAAATCATTCATGGGTGTCAACAAAAATGGTTTTGGTGGCTTTCAGGTAGCTTGGCGCGAATTCAAACGTGCCGGTATTGACCCCTTCAGCGATTTCTCCAGCCTTTCATTCAGTGGTTTTCCTCAGGATAATATTGCTTATGCTGTTTTAGAAGGCAAGGTGGATGGTGGTACGATGCGTACAGATTCTCTGGAGCGATTAGCGCGTAAGGGTAAGATAAAACTCGAAGACATCAAAATCATTAATGCCAAAAAAGTTAAAGGCTTCCCTTTTTTACTCAGTAGTGAACTCTATCCTGAATGGCCTTTTTCAAAAGCACAGCATGTCCCCTTGAAAGTCGCTAAAAAAGTGATTATTGCTCTATTACAGATTCAACAAACCTCTTCTGTAGCACGTCAGGGACACTATTCAGAATGGACTGTACCGAGCGATTATCAACCGGTTCATGAATTAATGAAAGAATTAAAAATAGGTTCTTATGCAGAAAAAAATAGCTTTAATTTCAGTTCCATTATCAAGATGTATTGGATTGAGTTAACCTGTTTTATCATCACAGTCATCATTATCGCTTATCTCCTACTTCTCATTAGTCGTTGCAATGGCATAATTAAAGTCCAAAAAAATATCACCAAAAGCAAGTTCAAGTTCCTGGCTAATGCCATAAAAGAGACACAGACGTTATTAGAAACACTCATTAGTAATGGTAATAAAATTGATAAAAATCTGACCTCATCTGACCAAAGTGGTAGTTTACACCGGATGCTTGAATCATCTGAGAACATTGCCATCTTCTTTAATCATATTAAAGACTATTCAGCCATTGAGTCAGGTAATATCACCGTGGAATCATCACGATTTAATCTGCACGATCTATTGATAAATATTAACAAAGGCCTTGCTGACAAACTGAAAGAAAAACAAATTGAATTATCTATTTCCGTTGAAAACAATGTACCCAACATTTTGTTAGGCGATGAAATGCGATTGGCACAGGTTATTCTCAATATTTTGAATATCACTATCCGTTTCAGTCATCAGGCAAATATCACACTGCAAGTAAAATTACTCAAACAAACCAGCAACCAGGTAAACTTAGAGTTTAATGTTGAAAATGACCACATGGTACTAAATAAAAACCAGATAGAAATGTTATTTAACTCCTTCGTACAAACGGATATTTCCAATATTCAAAACTACGGTGGTTCTTGCCTCAGCCTTTATAATAGCAATAAACTTGTTGAAAAAATGGAAGGCAAAACCTGGGTTAACAATGACAATAGCAATCTTGTGAAATTTGGTTTCAATGGGCAGTTTATGAAAACCTAA
- a CDS encoding molybdopterin oxidoreductase family protein: MLFGRKKKNPIKIVDKKVVDWKYTTCGYCSTGCSIQVGLNAEGEAVSSQGVAGADVNRGKLCVKGIFEHELFKSSGRGDMPLVREQIFEGYAETDWDSALDKMGSEIQRIQQTYGRDSFAIISTGQLLTEEFYTLGKLARGVIGTNNYDGNTTLCMASAVSGYKRSFGSDGPPGCYEDFEHTECLIAWGSNLPEQHPIIYWRMQEAMEKRKFPLIVVDPRVTMLAQKADMHLAIKPGTDLVLLNALCHVILEEGLEDKSYIEAHTNGYEQFEKLVSEYDPTTAAGITGIDEDTIRNVARLYAKADAAMSIWTMGINQSTHGSDGVVAINNLNLVTGNIGKDGGTSLSITGQCNAMGTREWSSCSGLPGYRALENPEHREEIADYWGIDPEFFPKKRGLTETDIFPAIETGQIKGLWLVATNPMTSMPNTARIRKTLEKLDFLVVQDSYADVETTQYAHMYLPAATWAEKEGVFTNTERRVNIVRQVIKPKGNSKSDLWIFNHVAKRFAQAERVKFPDEPEQVFNEMKHLSKGRLVDISGMSHDLIEEQRGIQWPFPESKLAGSEPDNVTEKGDQRLYSDGKFSYADGKAKLIPLPFIDKNEKPQNDYPFWLNTGRVVEHFHSRTKTGKIGNNNKYSPMPYMEMNPDAAHELGVVHGDYVRCVSKRGDAVVMAQLTQRVPYDMVFVPFHFHDCVNRLTLGLLDPHSRQPAFKQSAVRVETIEDQQAASETCMESREF; this comes from the coding sequence ATGTTATTCGGCCGTAAGAAAAAAAATCCCATAAAGATTGTCGACAAGAAAGTTGTCGATTGGAAATACACGACTTGTGGTTACTGCTCAACTGGCTGCTCTATTCAGGTTGGCCTGAATGCAGAAGGTGAAGCCGTTTCCAGTCAGGGAGTTGCGGGCGCTGATGTAAATCGCGGTAAATTATGTGTCAAAGGTATTTTTGAACACGAATTATTTAAGTCTTCCGGACGGGGTGATATGCCTTTGGTGCGGGAGCAAATTTTTGAAGGCTATGCAGAAACTGATTGGGATTCTGCGCTGGATAAAATGGGCAGTGAAATCCAGCGAATTCAACAAACCTATGGTCGTGATTCCTTTGCGATTATATCTACCGGGCAATTACTCACTGAAGAATTTTATACCTTGGGCAAGCTCGCTCGTGGTGTCATAGGCACCAACAACTATGATGGCAATACGACTTTATGTATGGCCTCAGCCGTATCAGGCTATAAGCGTTCCTTTGGTTCCGATGGCCCACCAGGATGTTATGAAGACTTTGAACATACGGAATGTTTAATTGCCTGGGGTTCTAACCTGCCTGAGCAACATCCTATTATTTACTGGCGTATGCAAGAAGCGATGGAAAAACGTAAATTTCCATTAATTGTTGTTGATCCTCGCGTCACGATGCTGGCACAAAAAGCAGATATGCATCTGGCCATTAAGCCGGGTACCGATCTGGTTTTATTGAATGCCCTCTGTCATGTCATTCTTGAAGAAGGTCTGGAAGATAAGTCTTATATCGAAGCCCATACCAATGGTTATGAGCAATTTGAAAAGCTGGTCTCTGAGTATGATCCTACGACAGCAGCAGGCATTACGGGTATTGATGAAGATACTATTCGTAATGTGGCACGCTTGTATGCCAAGGCCGATGCTGCCATGAGCATCTGGACCATGGGTATTAATCAAAGTACTCACGGTTCTGATGGTGTGGTGGCAATTAATAATTTGAATCTGGTGACGGGTAATATTGGTAAGGATGGCGGTACCAGTCTGTCGATTACCGGACAGTGTAATGCGATGGGGACACGAGAGTGGTCTTCTTGTTCAGGTTTGCCCGGCTATCGAGCTCTGGAAAACCCCGAGCACCGTGAAGAAATTGCAGATTATTGGGGTATCGACCCTGAGTTCTTCCCGAAAAAGCGTGGACTGACTGAAACGGATATTTTTCCTGCGATTGAAACCGGACAAATTAAAGGCTTGTGGTTAGTGGCAACGAATCCCATGACCTCTATGCCTAATACGGCTCGTATTCGTAAAACATTGGAAAAACTAGACTTTCTAGTGGTTCAGGATTCTTATGCCGATGTCGAAACCACCCAATATGCACACATGTATTTACCAGCGGCGACCTGGGCAGAAAAAGAAGGCGTGTTCACTAATACGGAGCGACGTGTCAATATTGTCCGTCAGGTGATTAAGCCTAAGGGCAATTCTAAGTCGGATTTATGGATTTTTAATCATGTAGCAAAACGCTTTGCACAAGCAGAGCGAGTAAAATTTCCTGACGAACCTGAGCAAGTGTTCAATGAAATGAAGCATTTGTCCAAAGGACGTTTGGTCGATATTTCGGGCATGTCACATGATCTGATTGAAGAACAACGGGGTATACAATGGCCATTCCCTGAATCTAAATTAGCAGGTAGTGAACCTGATAATGTCACCGAGAAGGGCGATCAACGCTTATACAGTGATGGCAAATTCAGTTATGCCGATGGCAAGGCGAAATTAATTCCTTTGCCCTTTATTGATAAAAATGAAAAACCACAAAATGACTATCCGTTCTGGTTGAACACAGGTCGTGTAGTCGAGCATTTCCACTCTCGCACTAAGACCGGAAAGATTGGCAATAATAACAAATACAGTCCCATGCCTTATATGGAAATGAATCCCGATGCGGCACATGAATTAGGTGTGGTACATGGCGATTATGTACGCTGTGTGTCCAAACGGGGTGATGCGGTGGTGATGGCTCAGCTGACTCAACGTGTCCCTTATGATATGGTTTTTGTCCCATTTCATTTTCATGATTGTGTTAACCGTTTGACCTTGGGCTTGCTGGATCCACATTCCAGACAACCTGCCTTTAAACAATCAGCGGTTCGGGTAGAAACCATCGAAGATCAACAGGCAGCCTCAGAAACCTGTATGGAATCAAGGGAATTTTAA
- the nirD gene encoding nitrite reductase small subunit NirD codes for MSNWIEVGQLDEIPQQGSRIVKTADFNIAVFRTVNDEVFAIKDSCPHKQGQLSQGIVHGNKVTCPLHNWTISLESGEALGPDEGCTNVFATKVEDGLITIDLG; via the coding sequence ATGTCAAATTGGATAGAAGTCGGTCAACTAGATGAGATTCCTCAACAGGGTTCTCGCATCGTAAAAACTGCTGATTTTAATATTGCTGTGTTTCGTACTGTGAATGATGAAGTGTTTGCTATCAAAGATTCTTGCCCTCATAAACAGGGACAACTTTCTCAGGGCATCGTGCATGGCAATAAAGTCACTTGTCCTTTACATAACTGGACAATTAGCCTGGAATCCGGTGAAGCGTTAGGACCCGATGAAGGTTGTACCAATGTGTTTGCTACTAAAGTAGAAGATGGTCTGATTACAATTGACCTAGGCTAA